In Deltaproteobacteria bacterium, the genomic stretch GTCAATTCATCCGACAACAGAGAGTTCAATGTTCCCAGGAGTTTTTCATTCCCTTTCATCGACGTCACCTCCGGAGGTGTGTTGAAGGGATGATCAACCCCCCTGATCGGTCCACCCGTATCATAGTGCAAAAATCTTCCGAACGTCTCTATCGGATTTTATAGGGGGAAGCGGAACGGACTGCAAACCCCGTGCAAAAGTCAAACAACGGCATCATGACGGGAAAAGATCGCGCTACTTGATTTGCCCCCATCCATCGCCAATAATACGAATACGCTCATCATATGAGCGTCGGAGTGTCCTGCTCACCAACGGGTGGGATCATCATGCCCGCAAACGGGCGGCGACGAACTTCAATCTGGAGTTGGCCGAGATGGAGGATCGGCATCACCTGACCTTCGACACCTACGAGGAGGGAAAACTCACGCTGGAAGAATATTTAGGTCGGCACGGATTACAGGTCCACGTGCGCGAAACTGGCTTCGTTCGGATTGCAGAATAAGGATTGAACCATGAAAACAAAGACTTTCACTTCCCGATGCTCTAAACCATAGGACAAACACCGGACAGAGAATCAGACAAACAGCGACTCGCGTTTCGGACAAAAGCCGATATCGAAGGCTGGCGGGCAGGATTATCGTATTCCACGAGGGGAGGATTCATTCACGTTCTCCTGGTCATCGCGATCGTGGTGGTACTGATTAATGTCCTTCAAGGTCGAAAGGCCCTGTAGCGACCATGGAGCACTTCTCTGATGAAAGGAGGGCAAACATGAATGAAGATGTTCTGAAAGGAAAGTGGAATGAGATCAAAGGGGGGGTAAAGGAGAAGTGGGGCAAACTCACCGCCGAGCAGGAATACAAGGATTTCATCGGCCGCTACGAGGGGAAGTAGCGTACTTCACCTTTCACCTACCTGGAATCAAGGAGGTTTA encodes the following:
- a CDS encoding lmo0937 family membrane protein, translated to MEGWRAGLSYSTRGGFIHVLLVIAIVVVLINVLQGRKAL